The Cryomorphaceae bacterium 1068 genome segment CTTGAGCAGGAGTATTATTGTCGTCTTTCTGAAGATGTGACGCAGGATAAAGAACAGATGAGCATACTGCTTGGCTTGGCGCAAGAACGATTGGAAGCCTCAAATCAGTCCGTTAGATTATTGCTGGATGAGAATTCGAAAAAAGTCGAAGTCGGTCAGTTGATTTCGCTTTCGCTGAAGGCCGTATATTCTGACTTCCAGCCAAACAATTCAGCTTATGAAGACCTGAAATCAGGAGCCAATTTGAATATTATTTCTGATAAGTCGGTGATAAAAGCCCTGAACCATTACTTTAATCGCGTTGAAGAATTGAAGAGTATTATAATGGTAAACGGTAAGTATGCAGTTGATTTATCATTTAGGCATACCGACAATTTTGCAAATGGTACCAATCAGGCTTCAATAGCCAACGGGAGATTCTCGAAAGGTTTGGATGAAGACTTGAAAAAAGCATTTCCGATTGACGAGGATGAATTGCTCAAGCCCGAGATGAGAGAACGACTGCTTGGAGAGTCGCTTGAATACGTTTCTGTGAATACTCGTCAGGTTGAACTTTACAGTAAGCTATTGGATGAAATCATTGAATTAGAAGGACTATTGGGACAAAAATGCGAAAGGTCTTCAGTAACTGAATAGTATTTGAGCCAATAACGAACCATTTTTGACGATGATCAAATTCTTCCAACGTATCAGAAAAGAGATGATAAAAGAAAATCGCGTATCGAAGTATATGCTCTACGCTATTGGCGAAATAGTCCTGGTGGTCATTGGGATACTGATTGCCTTGCAAATCAACAGCTGGAACCAACTGCGCCAACAAAACAATCAGGAAAAAATCTATTTGGAAGACCTAAAAAGAGATCTCATTTTTGATATTGAAACACTCGATGAAAAGATCGTGCAGAATGAAACTTCGATAGAAAATGTCACTAAAGTACTGACGTTGATTTCGTCGAAAACAGATTTTTCTGATGAGGATAAAATGAATCTATACCAACTGCTAATCCCTATTTGCGGTGAAACCTATTTTATTCCCGAACAGGGAACCATACATCAGATAGAAGCCAGCAGTGCGGGGAGTTACCTGCGCAACAAGGCGCTTAAAGACCAGATTTTTAGATACTATTCTAGCCGAGAACGCGAGGGGAAGAACATGGAGCAAAGCATACAACTCTATCAACACCATTTTATAACACCCAATATTCTATCTATCGGTATTGATCCCGTATTTTCAGAAGTAGCTTTCAATGGGAATTATGAACTGGACACCATTGATTTTACTTCACTCTTGAAAAACAAGGAGTTCAATATCGCTCTGTTTATGAAGAAAGTAGGGGCTACCAATCAGAACGGTTTATATCAAATCGCACAAAAGGAAGCGGAACAAATTATTGCGCTCATCGATGATGAATTAGAGATATGATCAAATTCTTCAGACATATCCGAAAAGCCATGATAAAAGAAAGCAAAGCCTCGAAGTACCTGCTCTACGCAATCGGCGAAATTGTGCTCGTGGTGATCGGTATATTGATTGCCCTCCAAATCAATAATTGGAATCAAAATGAAACCAATAGAGCTAGAGAAATAGCGATTCTCAAAGATTTAAACCAGGAGTTTAAAAAGAACACATTGAAACTCGATTCCTTGATTCAAGACCACCGTGGGATGCTTGAGGCAGCTAATGAGATCATGATGCTGATAGGAGAACCTGAAAATACTTTGGCAAACCATAATGTAGACAGCCTAATTTACCTCTCCATCGATTATGATGATTTCAATCCTAGTCAATCTGTAATCGACGAAGCAATAGCATCGGGAACGATAAGCTTGATTCGTTCGGATTCTCTGCGTTCGCTCATTTTTGACTGGGTAAGCGCCATGGGTGGCATTAAAGAGTCATATGCTACTATGGACGAAATGGGTCAAACGATGACGCTTCCGTATCTTACCAAATACGGCTCTATGAAGAATATTGACTATTTCGGACTGATGGAAGCAAATGGTAAATCCAAATTCGAATCCAGAAACCCAGCGCTTTTCCAGGAAGTAGAATTCGAAAACATTATGGATAATCAAGCTTGGGGAATGAAAAATTATCTGAATAAATTGGAGGGACTGAAGCCTTTAGTAGATCAAATTATGCATCTGACGAACCGAGAAATAGAAAAGGGTAAATGATCAAATTCTTCCGCCGCTTCCGCCAAAAACTGCTTATGGAAAACCGAGCTTCGAAGTACCTGCTATATGCTATTGGTGAAATCGTGCTTGTAGTCATCGGGATATTGATAGCCCTGCAAATCAACAATTGGAATGAGCAGCGTAAAGAACGCGGCAGAGAAGTCGAATTTCTCAAGGGTTTAAAGACCGACCTCCTAGCTGATAGGGCAAGTTTGGAGAGTGTGATTGAGAATAGAACGGCAAAAGTAAAAAGTTGCATTGCATTACAGGGTAGCATCCAATTGGAGACCTACACTCAAGTGTTTTCAGCAGATTCAATGATTTCAACTGTTCTTGGTTGGGTGGAATATGTACCGCAGACCAATACCTTCGACGAATTGGTCAATTCCGGCAATCTCGGGATCATTAAAAATGACAGCATTAAAAACAGATTGCTGAAGCTAAAACAAGATAGAGAGCGTGACCATACTTACACCCTGCACATGCGCAGAGAGTACGATCACTACCTCTATGATCGGCACGCCGAATTAGGATCTGTTTGGCCTTTTGGAGATTTTGAAGAGTCAGCCAAACAAGGAGTATTAGTTTACCAAGTCCTTTCGGACGACGAAGTTGAATTGATAGCAAACGGAATCAAAGCGTATCTAAGTGATCGGCGTGTGAGAAATGGATTGCGTCTTGCAGCCGGCAATAACTCAGGTCTGCTATGGGGCTGTCAGAAAATGTACAAAGATGGGAATGAACTCATCGAATTGATAGAAGAAGAGATAAACAAATGATCAAATTCTTCCGCCATATACGTCAAATCCAAAAGTGCTTCCAAAACCTTAAAGGGTGGACTTTTGCAGTTAATGTTTTGAATGAAAATGTGTGCGCGGGCTCGCCTCTTCAGGGGCTGGGGGCTTCGCGGCTAATAGAAAATCGATGATCAAATTCTTCCGACATATCCGACAACGCATGATTAAAGAAAACAGAGTTTCTAAGTACTTGCTCTATGCTATCGGCGAAATCGTGTTGGTGGTAATCGGAATACTGATTGCCTTGCAGATCAATAATTGGAATGAGGCGCGCAAAGAAGGAGAACAACGCCAGCAACTCATTTCATCGCTATTGGAAGATTTCGAGTACAATAGGGAAACATTGCTGAATCATAAATTACCAGCTATGGATATGGCCATGGAAAAAATGGAATTATTCTTCCGTTTGATGCAAGAAGATACTGATGTGAATAAAGGTCAACTGCTTTCAAGTGCACAGGTTTCGGTGGATTCACTAAGGAAGCTGGCAATACCCTTCTTCCAAAGTGAACCATTCAGTGCCAACCTTACAACATTGAGCGAAGCTTCTTCAAGCGGAAAACTAAGTCTATTGAAGAACAAAGAACTATTCAGGGAATTCACTCAATTTGAAATGTACTATGATCGCTTCCTCTATTTGACTGAAGAAAGCACACATGCCTATTTCAATGGTTGTTTATGGGAAATCAGGAGAACAGTGGATCCCGATGTTCTTGCCGGAAGAAAATCCATGCCAAACCTCAACTATGAGGAGTACAAGAAGATTATGGATCAACCTCTCGCAAAAACCGCATTATACAATGCACAAATCCTTAGGTATAACAAGAGATCAACGCTTTCTAACCTATTAGAAAACACAGATAAGATCATCTCCATTTTAAAAGAAATGCAAGAATCATGATTCAAATCTTTAGAAAGATCCGCCAGCGACTCTTGTCCGAATCAAGATTTGGCAAGTATTTACTCTATGCATTTGGAGAGATTGTGCTGGTGGTGATAGGGATACTGATCGCCATCCAACTGAACGAATGGCGCAATGACGCGATCAATAGCCAAAAAAGGGACAAAGTGTTACAAGCGTTGCACTTCGAATTTCAGTCAAATCTGGCTCAGATGGATACCGTTCAATCTTATCAAAGAAGAATAACCTTGGACTATCCTGTCGTCATGGATCTGATCAAGACTGTGGATGATCTTGCCAATGACTCCATCCTTCTTCTCGCACATAATCACATGGGAACTACTTGGAGTTTTGACCCTATCAACGGGGCGCTCCGTTCTGCTATTTCCTCAGGAGAGATCCATCTTATCGAGAATGATAGACTCTTGGATCTTTTGTTCAGCTGGGAAGATGTGGTCAATGATTCAAAAGAAGAGTCAGATAGACAAAGAGAATTTCAGACCAAGCAACTGGATCTATTCAAGAAGCACGTGCGAGTTGGCGATCTCTGGGCGTCATATTATCCGAACAGCATTCTCAGCCATTTCCCATCCGATGCTCGTGGACTCTATAAAGACGAGCTATTCGAAGATTATATATCCCTCAGTTATTTCATGGCGTATGAGTATTTGCTAGAACTCGATCTCATCAGAGCCAACAATTTGGAGATTCTGGAATTGATAGAAAGTGAAACAGTGAAATTGCAATGATCAAATTCTTCCGTCGCATACGCCAAAAGCTTCTTATGGATAGTAAATTCTCAAAGTACCTGCTCTATGCCATTGGAGAAATTGTGCTGGTGGTCATCGGAATTTTGATAGCCTTGCAGATTAACAATTGGAAAGAGACCAAAAAGGAGCGTGCACAAGAGAAGGCTATTCTTAGTCAGGTTCATACCGAATTCAAGAGCAATCTCAAGCAGCTGGACGAAAAGATTGACATCAGAAAAAGACAAATAACAGGAGCGCAGGATTTACTCGCCTTCATTGACTACCCCGATTCAAGAGTGAAGGATAGTATAGAAAATGCGCTGACTTATACCATTGGATACTCCACTTTTGATCCCATTGTAAATGACTTGGCTTCAGCGGGGAGTTTGCGGATAATTCGCAATGATAGCCTCAAATTGCTCTTATCTCAATGGACCAGCGAGTTGGTTCAAGTCATCGAGTCGGAGCAGTCGTGGTACAAGTACCGAAATGAAGTCTATGTGCCGTTTTTGATAGAAAACACCCAGCTTCGTACCTTGAGAAATGCTGCAATGAATAGAACTTTCGTCGGGAAGTTTCTCATTGATGTGGATAACCGGGAAGCCTTGGACTCACGCGTGGATTCCATTGGCAATTCTGCTTTTAGTTATGACATTAATGTGCTTTTGAACAATCCTGACTTTGAAGACCACCTTACTCGTTGCATAGTAACCAATAGCATTTCAAATGTGCAGTCGTATATTTTACGCAAAAGAATATTGCTGATTCTTAAGATATTGGAATCAGAATTAGACCTGAAGAATTGAACCCTAGCCCATGATTAAGCTATTCCGAAAAATCCGCCGGCGATTGCTATCTGAAGGCAAGTTCAGCAATTACCTGCTATATGCCATTGGCGAAATCGTTTTAGTGGTGATTGGAATTCTTATAGCTCTGCAAATTAACACAAGCAGTCAAAGAGCAAAAGACCAAGCTCAAGAACAAGTCTACCTGAAGAGTTTTCAAATCGATCTCGAGAAGGATATACAGGAGTTGGATCGTGTGATTGCGAAGGCTACTCGTGTTTCGGTTCTGGCAGATTCACTACTCATGTTTTTTGAGAATAGAGACCTTCTGGACGACGAAACACTTGAGCCCATCATCTTGGAATTGTCCAATTTCACTATCTACCTATCGCATGAAGGAACTGTTAGAGATATTGTAGGTTCTGGAGATTTAGATCTTATTCAATCAGATAGTGTTCGAATTAAAATGGCGTCTTGGGAAGCTGACCTAAAGAGCATAAGGGAATGGGAAAGTTTAAGTAAAGAAGCCACCGCTGACTACATGGATTATCTTGGAGAAAACATAGACATGTACAAGCGCGAATCTGGTAAATCTATGATTGACGAAGAGTCAAAAGCTAGGATTCTTGAAGATCGTTATTTCCTCAACTTAGTAGCCAGACGGTACCATGAAATGACGATTTTGGCGCGCCTTTATCAGTCAGAATTGGAATCTACCCTCAACACGCTTAAGGTCGTAAAATCAGAATTAAGACCATGATAAAATTCTTTCGCCACATCCGTCAAAAACTACTCGCTGAGAGGAGACTATCCGGTTATTTGGCTTATGCCATCGGCGAAATTATTCTCGTGGTGATCGGGATATTGATCGCCCTACAGATCAATACATGGAATGAGGAAAACAAGCTCGAGAAGTCGAACAGAGTCCTCTTAAAAAAGCTGGTTGGTGAGTTGGATCTCAATATGGACAGATTGATGTATCTCGATACGTCAAATAAAGACGAGAATGGTGTTTCAAAACTAGACCGTATACTTGCAAATGCCGACACAGCTCTGCATTACATGACTTCAGGACTTGATACTTCCGGAATAGTCTGGATGTTGGAAACACGGCAATGGTGGGCCTTTCAATTCAACTTGCATTCTTCGGTGTATCAGGAAATGATAAGTACGGGTAGGCTTTACACACTCGAACCTGACTCGCTTATTCAACAGATTGAAACCTATTACAAGAGTTTAGAACAACGCGAATTTTACCTGGATAAGATGGTCGATGGTGTACATCGGCACTGGGAAGATTGCAAATACGGTGAGGCCAGCTTGGAGACAGAGTTCAATAAATATGGCGTCGATGCTCTTGACCATCATCAATGGGTTTTTGATCGGCATTCCGAGAACTACTTGGACCTTCAGCAAGCCGTGAAACGCTCTTCTATTGTAATGCATTATGAAAAAGCAGAGCTCAAATCACAGCTTAAGCTTTCACAAGAACTAAAGAATCAAATTGAAAACGTTTTAGCACAAGACAGATGATAAAGTTCTTCCGAAAAATCCGTCAACGCTTACTAAAGGAAGGGAGGCTGTCCAGTTACCTCCTCTACGCCATCGGCGAAATCGTGCTTGTAGTGATTGGGATTCTTATTGCTTTGCAGATCAGCACTTGGAGCCGAACTCGTCAAGAAAGCGATAAAGTGAAGTCATACCTGAGAAACATTGAAGCCGATCTCAACCAACAACTGGCCTACATTGATATCCAACTTGAGTTTGAATATAATTGCGACTCTCTTGCCAAGTCGTTATTGGCTCGTTATAGAAAGGAACAGGCTCTCGCCATAGATTCTGTCTCATCCGGTCAATTGTATAATCTGACCATACGCAATACTTTCACCAAGGCAGATCCCACCTATCAAGATCTCATTTCCACAGGGAACATTGGTTTGATCAAAGATGAATTACTTCGAAACGAAATCCTCAATTACTATCTCGAACTTGAACGTTTTGAAACGATCATGATGATCAACAATACACTATACGTAGATGAGATGTTTGCTATGAAAATGGTGAACAATGCCTATATGGTCAGCGATGTACAGATTGGAAATACAGACCGCAGACTATTCGAAGTCTCCAACGAGATGTTAGAAGTTCCAGAGCATGAGATGTTGGTGATCAATCTCATCAAGATTAGAGAAGATATTGCCGTAGGACATGTTAAATTTATGAATGAACTCAAAGAAAAGACAGAATCGATGCTCGATGTCATCCAGAATCATATCATTCTAGAACAGAAAGAATAAGAAGAGAAATGATCAAATTCTTCCGCCATATCCGCCAAAAGCTTCTTATAGAAAACAAAGCTTCAAAATACCTGCTCTATGCCTTTGGCGAAATCATTCTTGTCGTGATAGGAATATTGATTGCCTTGCAGATCAACAATTGGAACGAGTCTCGAAAACTCGAGAATAAAGTCGCTAGCATCTACGCGATTGTGAAAAGTGACCTGCAATTGGATATGGAGAATATTGACTACGTTCTTGAAGCAATGTTACCAGAAGACACATTGCTAGGAATAATATTGGAAGGTCGTATGACGCGTGAACTATACGAGAATTGTGATAACTGTGAATTTGTAGTAGGTGGTTTCCCTGATATCACCTTGAGGTCTCGTGGTTTGACTTTACTTGAAGAGAACAGTACAATTTTCGACGCGCAGAAGGACAGTCTATTTATTCAAATAAGTGAGTTTTATTCCTATTATTTTACAGAGATAGAAGTAGATATGGAGGAAATCGAGATGGATTATAGCGATAATTTTGCTTTTTGGAAGACCAATAAAACCTGGTTTGCTGATAACATCCACAGTATAAAAAATGATGATTTTGTACAGTATGCGTTAACCGATCCAGATTACATAAATCGCGTCGCATCATGGCGTAGACTCTATTTTCAAAATTACCTCAGCCACTTGAAAGAGTACAAAGAAAGTGCCTTGATTTTGATAGCAGATCTAGATAAACAAACCAACCAATAGCGGGTAGGCATGACTACCGAAACCAATGATTAAATTTTTCCGCCGCATCCGCCAAAAGCTTCTTATGGAAAGTAAATTCTCAAAGTACCTCCTCTACGCTATTGGAGAAATCATCCTTGTGGTGATAGGGATATTAATCGCTTTGCAAATCAACAATTGGAATGAAGGCCGAAAGGAGGCTAGCTTTGAAATTCAAATTCTCAAGGCATTCAAAGAGTCGCTAGAAACGGATTTATCCGACGTAGATGCCAATATTAATAGACACCAGCAAGGACTCCGCTCAGCCGATTCAATTTTGGTTTTACTGGAGTCAACACAATCAATCAACGAAGATTCATTGGCTCAACTCTTTGCTGCCGCGATGATGCATACGCGTTTTGTTCATTCCACCAGTGCTTTTGAATCGCTCAAAGCAAAAGGAGTGAATATCATCTCAAATCCAATTTTACAGAAAAAAATTGTAGACGTTTACGATTCGCAGTACAGTTTCTTCTTGCTTAACGAACAGGACTTTATTGACCAAATAATGATCGGCTACAACACCATCATGCCAACACGTTTCGAAGAATCCTTTAATATTGACATCAGCACCAGCGAACTGACGGGCCACTTGAAGCCACTTGATTTTGAGGCCCTCAAAAAAGACCAAGAGTTTCTATATTATTTTAAATCTCTCAGAAACTGGACTAAAATTATGATCGAATTTCAATATGCCATCTTAAGAAGCAACATCGTTGATCTACAGAAAATGATCGATGAAGAAATAGAACGAATAGAGGGATTATGATCAAATTCTTCCGAAAAATCCGCCAAAGGCTTATGTCAGAAAAGAAATTTAGTTCCTATTTGTTGTATGCGATAGGCGAAATAATTCTCGTCGCCATTGGAATACTCATTGCCGTAAATGTGAACGATTGGAATAAGGAAAAAGAGCAAGACAGATTAAAGACCGAGTTAACCCGAGAAATGATTGCGGAGTTGAACTATAATATTGATCGAATAAAATTTCTGGATACGGATACCTCGAAAATGCCATATCCCATTCGCTTTGCTGACTCGCTGTTCATGGAGCGTAGGAATTATTTCGAGGGTGGTCTGGACACCAACGAAATTCGTAAATTATTTGTTGGGCCTATTTTTCGATACAATGAATTCAACATGGAATATGATGTGTTCGAACAAATGAAACAGACCAATGTGATCAATCGGTTCGATAAAAAAGTCAAGACGGCCATTAAAAACTATTATAAGCTTTTGGAACGCGAAGAAGGATACAATCGCGTAACCCTTGAACCCATCCAGAATGCTTACGCCAAAACGCTATATGGTTACCAGCGCTTAAGGAGGGATTATTACGCTGATTCCCTAACTTATTTCAGTAAAAACGCCTGGGTATTCGATCCTGATTCAAGGGATTATTTAGACCTTGAATCCTATGTTGATGTCATTGCAGGAAGTGTTCATAGCTCGAGGGCAAGGATGCTTAATATTCTTGAAAATTCTGAAGAATTGAAGCTGATTCTCCAAGAGGAACTAGAAAGTGAGGACCTGGATAAATAGTGTTTTTAGAAATAATTGCCAGAAATTGTTCTTCCGTGGCACTTGAGAAATCCAAGGAAAATAAGGAACCGAAATGATCAAATTCTTCCGAAAAATCCGCCAGAGAATGATAAAAGAAAGTAGAGTTTCAAAATACTTTCTCTACGCCATCGGCGAAATTATTCTCGTGGTGATAGGGATTCTTATTGCTCTTCAGGTGAATAACTACAACAATGAGTTGAAAATCCATAAAGAAGAAATCGCTTTGCTCCAAGATCTGAGAATTGACCTGGAAATGGCAGACGGAAAAATCCAGAAACAATTGAAGTATTTTCGAAGAAGCCAAGATATTCATTACCAGATTTACAACGAATCCATAGGCAAGGCTTCATTCGACTCTACCATGCGCTACCATGATTTGGTTTGGCACTCAGTAGTGAGGGATTTCATCGGTGAGAATTACACGTCGAAAATCGGTGAAATCAGCGATGAACGCCTAATGCGAATTTTGCGTGATTATCTCTGGAGGGAGCAATTGGCGTTGGAAGCAATCGATGAATGGAATGACGTCAAGTTCAACAAGGTTCGACCATTTCTCGATAAAAATGGACTTTACGATAACCAAGTAGCCTTTAACGATGATCCCTATGAGTTTATGACCATGGGTAAGGATGGAATTGTAATAAACTACCACAAACTATCGGAGCTGTATGGAACCCAAGATCTTGACCAACTTCTTTACTATCTCCGCCATTCAGCCTCTTGGTGCCTGCATTGCATGGGGAAGCTGCAAGATGCAAGTGCTAACCTAAATTTGGCCATTGATTATTACATCGATGGTGATTATGAAAAGCTGGATGATATCGAACCACTGGAAGGATATTATTAATTGACAAATACAATGAGAATACTCGCCTCGTCATTCCTTTTTTCATTTAGAATTTTGTTCTTTGTGTGCTGAATAGAAATGGAGGCTTAGATCATTCAGACAAGAGAATCTAAACTTTCCCAAGAGAAACCGTCTTAAACATATTATTAGTAGTTAGAAAAACGATTTTAAATGACAATACAAGTAAATACAGACAACAACATCAAAGGCTCTCAAAACATGGAAGCCTATTTCACGGAAAAGATAGAAACGGGATTAAAACACTTTGCTGATCACATTACTCGTGTGGAAGTGCACCTGTCTGACCAAAATGGAGAAAAGAGCGGGACCAATGATATTCAGTGCCGCTTAGAAGCAAGGTTAGAAGGGCAGCAGCCCATCCTCGCAGAGAGCAGGGAAGAAAACCATGAAAAGGCCCTGAGTAAAGCCATCAGTAAAATGCAAGCAGCACTTCGAACCAAGATCGGGAAGATGCAAAACAACAGATAAAACTCAGACCAGCCACTGCTCTGGTTTGTGGCTGGTCATTATAAATAAAACCCACGATTTATAGTCATTGGAGTCGAAGGGCTATAAATTGAAGCAATACGATTTCACGAGACAAGGAGTCATTTTCTTGGTATTTGCCCTATTCCTGGGAATGATAACTACCCTGATATGGTTTTTCCTTCAGATCTTATTGGAGAGCCTGGGACTTTCATGTGTGGCTTCTTGGAATTGGCTAATTGGATTCGGAGCACTTTGCAGCGTTTCACTTCCCATACTCTTTTTTTATCGACACCTCACGCAAGAAACAGTAATGAAGTCTCGATTCACTGCTGATTTGCAACTTTTTAATTCTCTTGAATTTCTGAGTTTGCAAATAAGTCTGGTGTGGCTCTTCGCTGAGCCAGCCCAATTGTGCAACAGCAATGATCCCCAGCTAGTAGTGGTATTTTTGTATCCCACATTTATTGCTGTTCTGTTGATCGTATTCATTGCTTTTGTTTTTCAGGAAAGTGTGAGAAATGAATATTGACAGCATTATTGTTGTTCAATATAGAACTTGGGACTCTCTTATATTTCATCAGCTCAAAACACCAATGAAAAGATCTTCACATTGAGATTTACCTGAGCTAGAATCTGATCTTTGTTTTTCCAGAATGTACTTTGTGATGTAGTTTTTGTCTTCACCTTAGAATCTCCTTCATGGATTCCCCAATAAATTAGATATTAGCGATTCCGAATTAATTGTCAGTTTAACACTAATAAAGAATTTCATGTCGATTACGATTGAAGAGATCAACGAAGAGTCTTGGTTTAAAATACCCAATCACGATTCGTTGAGGCCGTTTTTTATGAGTATTGTCAGTGATTCCAATCATTGGATGTTCATTTCCAGCAATGGTGGCCTTACCGCGGGACGAAAGAATGCTGAACATGCCTTGTTTCCTTATTATTCTGACGATAAGATTACTGAGCTGGCGCACAATACGGGCCCCAAAACCATCTTTCAAGTCGAAACGGATGGTGGTACCCAAATCTGGGAACCCTTTTCAAATTTGAGTTCTGTAGAATTCAATACCACTCGAAATCTCTACAAGAATCGTCATGGGAATAAAGTTCTCTTTGAGGAAGTTAACCACGATCTGGACCTGACCTTCTGGTATGAGTGGTGCTCGAGCAATAGCTACGGCTTTGTGCGAAACGCTGCAATTATCAACGATGCCGACCGCAAGCAATCGGTCAATATGCTGGATGGTCTTCAAAATATCCTGCCTTACGGTGTAGATAGTGATTTGCAAAAGCGCCAAAGCAACTTGGTAGACGCCTACAAGCGCAGCGAGCTGGCCAAAGAGTCGGGTTTGGGCATATTTGCCCTGAGCGCCATCATAGTAGACCGAGCCGAGCCTAGCGAAGCCTTAAAGGCCAATACCGTTTGGTCGCTGGGGCTAAAAAACCCCAAACACCTGCTTTCGTCATTTCAATTGGCCGATTTCCGAAAAGGAAAGCCTGTAACGGAAGAGGCCGACATGAAAGGGGAGAAGGGAGCCTACTTCATCTCAGCACGTGTTAATCTGGCTCCGAAAGGAAAACAAGACTGGACCATGGTAGCCAATGTCAATCAATCGCAAGCCGATGTGATTGCCCTGAACCGAGAGATCATGACCAATAAAAAGCTTCGCGAAGAGGTATGGGCCAATGTGGAGCTGGGTACTGAAAACCTCAAATCCATAGTAGGAGCAGCCGATGGACTAGAGCTTACCTCTGATAGTCTGCGCGATACACGTCACTTTGCCAACGTGCTTTTTAATGTGATGCGCGGAGGAATCTTCGATCACAATTACCAAATAGAGAAGAAGGATTTCAGTGCGTACTTGGAAAAAGCCAACCGGGCATTGTTTGCCAAGCACCAATCTTTTGTTGACGGATTGGATGAGGTGTTTGATAAGTCAGTGCTCATGCAAAAGCTAGCTGCCATAAACGACAATGACCTTCTTCGCCTCAGCGAAGAATACCTCCCGCTGCGATTTAGCCGTCGACATGGCGATCCGAGTAGACCGTGGAACAAATTCTCCATCAATACCAATAGCGAGATAGATGGATCCAAAATCCTCGACTACGAAGGGAATTGGAGAGATATTTTCCAAAACTGGGAAGCACTGGTTCAATCATACCCCGACTTTATTGAGGGTATGATCTC includes the following:
- a CDS encoding DUF6090 family protein, which encodes MIKFFRKIRQRLLKEGRLSSYLLYAIGEIVLVVIGILIALQISTWSRTRQESDKVKSYLRNIEADLNQQLAYIDIQLEFEYNCDSLAKSLLARYRKEQALAIDSVSSGQLYNLTIRNTFTKADPTYQDLISTGNIGLIKDELLRNEILNYYLELERFETIMMINNTLYVDEMFAMKMVNNAYMVSDVQIGNTDRRLFEVSNEMLEVPEHEMLVINLIKIREDIAVGHVKFMNELKEKTESMLDVIQNHIILEQKE
- a CDS encoding DUF6090 family protein, with translation MIKFFRHIRQKLLAERRLSGYLAYAIGEIILVVIGILIALQINTWNEENKLEKSNRVLLKKLVGELDLNMDRLMYLDTSNKDENGVSKLDRILANADTALHYMTSGLDTSGIVWMLETRQWWAFQFNLHSSVYQEMISTGRLYTLEPDSLIQQIETYYKSLEQREFYLDKMVDGVHRHWEDCKYGEASLETEFNKYGVDALDHHQWVFDRHSENYLDLQQAVKRSSIVMHYEKAELKSQLKLSQELKNQIENVLAQDR
- a CDS encoding DUF6090 family protein, producing the protein MIKESRVSKYFLYAIGEIILVVIGILIALQVNNYNNELKIHKEEIALLQDLRIDLEMADGKIQKQLKYFRRSQDIHYQIYNESIGKASFDSTMRYHDLVWHSVVRDFIGENYTSKIGEISDERLMRILRDYLWREQLALEAIDEWNDVKFNKVRPFLDKNGLYDNQVAFNDDPYEFMTMGKDGIVINYHKLSELYGTQDLDQLLYYLRHSASWCLHCMGKLQDASANLNLAIDYYIDGDYEKLDDIEPLEGYY
- a CDS encoding HPF/RaiA family ribosome-associated protein translates to MTIQVNTDNNIKGSQNMEAYFTEKIETGLKHFADHITRVEVHLSDQNGEKSGTNDIQCRLEARLEGQQPILAESREENHEKALSKAISKMQAALRTKIGKMQNNR
- a CDS encoding DUF6090 family protein: MESKFSKYLLYAIGEIILVVIGILIALQINNWNEGRKEASFEIQILKAFKESLETDLSDVDANINRHQQGLRSADSILVLLESTQSINEDSLAQLFAAAMMHTRFVHSTSAFESLKAKGVNIISNPILQKKIVDVYDSQYSFFLLNEQDFIDQIMIGYNTIMPTRFEESFNIDISTSELTGHLKPLDFEALKKDQEFLYYFKSLRNWTKIMIEFQYAILRSNIVDLQKMIDEEIERIEGL
- a CDS encoding DUF6090 family protein; its protein translation is MIKFFRHIRQKLLIENKASKYLLYAFGEIILVVIGILIALQINNWNESRKLENKVASIYAIVKSDLQLDMENIDYVLEAMLPEDTLLGIILEGRMTRELYENCDNCEFVVGGFPDITLRSRGLTLLEENSTIFDAQKDSLFIQISEFYSYYFTEIEVDMEEIEMDYSDNFAFWKTNKTWFADNIHSIKNDDFVQYALTDPDYINRVASWRRLYFQNYLSHLKEYKESALILIADLDKQTNQ